The Rhodococcus triatomae genome includes a window with the following:
- a CDS encoding zinc-dependent metalloprotease, with the protein MSNPPFGFSNSDDDPDRDGNRKGPEGDPFAGAFGAGGFDPSALGQMLTQFGQMLSGMGSSMGSGESGPVNYDVAKKLARQQIGTPRPITRGNTDAVTEASRLAELWLDPATTLPAGATRVQAWTPVDWLDHTIDTWKRLCDPVAEKVSGMWAQGLPPEAQQMAGPMLGMMTQMGGLAFGSQLGQALGQLSKEVLTSTDIGLPLGPAGVGALLPEAIEEFSKGLEQPDREILVFLAAREAAYQRLYSHVPWLRQRLLATVEEYARGITMDFSAIEELAKGLDPSALSDPSQLEGILQQGAFEPQTTPEQKQALERLETLLALVEGWVEVVVAEAIGDRLPGVAALSETLRRRRAGGGPAEQTFATLVGLELRPRKVREAAALWRRLTVDAGVDLRDGVWAHPDLLPDSTDLDNPAGFIDRVRGGGDIGNFDDPIAQLEATEARERAGRESEAGSSGDADGSSDTDDAGPEDRGPDTGDTK; encoded by the coding sequence ATGAGCAATCCGCCGTTCGGCTTTTCCAACTCCGACGACGACCCGGACCGGGACGGGAACCGCAAGGGTCCCGAAGGCGACCCGTTCGCGGGCGCGTTCGGCGCCGGCGGCTTCGACCCGTCCGCGCTCGGACAGATGCTGACCCAGTTCGGCCAGATGCTCAGTGGCATGGGCAGCTCGATGGGCAGCGGCGAGTCCGGGCCCGTGAACTACGACGTCGCCAAGAAGCTGGCCCGCCAGCAGATCGGCACTCCACGCCCGATCACTCGCGGCAACACCGATGCTGTCACCGAGGCCTCCCGACTCGCCGAGCTGTGGCTCGACCCCGCGACGACGCTGCCTGCGGGCGCGACCCGGGTGCAGGCGTGGACGCCGGTCGACTGGCTCGACCACACGATCGACACCTGGAAGCGGCTGTGTGATCCGGTCGCGGAGAAGGTCTCGGGCATGTGGGCGCAGGGATTGCCTCCCGAGGCCCAGCAGATGGCGGGGCCGATGCTGGGAATGATGACGCAGATGGGTGGGCTCGCGTTCGGCTCGCAGCTCGGTCAGGCGCTGGGGCAGCTGTCGAAGGAGGTCCTCACCTCCACCGACATCGGCCTGCCGCTCGGCCCGGCCGGCGTAGGCGCCCTACTTCCCGAGGCGATCGAGGAGTTCAGCAAGGGGCTCGAGCAGCCCGATCGTGAGATCCTCGTCTTCCTCGCTGCCCGTGAAGCCGCCTACCAGCGCCTCTACAGTCACGTGCCGTGGCTGCGGCAGCGGTTGCTCGCCACCGTCGAGGAGTACGCGCGCGGGATCACCATGGATTTCTCGGCGATCGAGGAACTCGCCAAGGGCCTCGATCCGTCCGCACTGTCCGACCCGTCCCAGCTCGAGGGAATCCTGCAGCAGGGTGCCTTCGAGCCACAGACCACACCCGAACAGAAGCAGGCCCTGGAACGGCTCGAAACCCTCCTCGCACTGGTCGAGGGCTGGGTCGAGGTCGTCGTGGCGGAGGCGATCGGCGACCGGCTGCCGGGCGTGGCCGCGCTGAGCGAGACGCTGCGCCGCCGACGAGCCGGCGGCGGACCGGCGGAACAGACGTTCGCCACGCTCGTCGGACTCGAACTCCGGCCCCGCAAGGTGCGGGAGGCCGCCGCCCTGTGGCGCCGGCTCACCGTCGATGCCGGGGTCGATCTGCGGGACGGCGTCTGGGCCCACCCGGACCTGCTCCCCGACTCCACCGACCTCGACAATCCGGCAGGCTTCATCGACCGGGTACGCGGAGGCGGAGACATCGGCAACTTCGACGACCCGATCGCCCAGCTCGAGGCCACCGAGGCGCGGGAGCGGGCCGGTAGGGAATCCGAGGCCGGCTCCTCCGGCGACGCCGACGGCAGTTCCGACACCGACGACGCCGGCCCCGAAGACCGCGGCCCCGACACCGGCGACACGAAGTAG
- a CDS encoding YlbL family protein: MNRRIVTLIAALAPIVVLGVLGTVVQVPFVALGPGPTFDTLGTVGDREVVDIQGIDVDEVSGHLNMTTVAVRDNLNVFEAFGMWASGRHGLVPREQVYPPEKSKEEVQQENDADFRRSEDAAELAALGFLGEPVLLTVGQVGEDGPSSGLLVEGDQILAVEGQAVTTVVDVQQAVADAGPGTSIVVDVLREGEPLAVEVRLGARPDDESRGYLGVTPEQVPDVPFTIDFNLADIGGPSAGLMFSLAVIDKLTPGALNGGDFVAGTGTIDPAGDVGPIGGIRYKLIAAREAGAETFLVPSKNCDEARQGAPDGLRLVRVETLTGAVEALDSLSAGGDAPSC, encoded by the coding sequence GTGAATCGACGGATCGTGACGCTCATCGCCGCGCTGGCACCGATCGTGGTACTCGGAGTTCTGGGCACTGTCGTACAGGTTCCCTTCGTCGCCCTGGGCCCCGGCCCGACGTTCGACACCCTCGGCACGGTGGGGGATCGCGAGGTGGTGGACATCCAGGGCATCGACGTGGACGAGGTGTCCGGCCACCTCAACATGACCACCGTCGCGGTTCGGGACAACCTCAACGTGTTCGAGGCGTTCGGGATGTGGGCCAGTGGACGCCACGGCCTGGTGCCGCGCGAGCAGGTCTACCCGCCGGAGAAGTCCAAGGAAGAGGTCCAGCAGGAGAACGACGCCGACTTCCGGCGCTCGGAGGATGCCGCGGAACTCGCGGCCCTCGGATTCCTCGGCGAGCCGGTGCTCCTCACCGTCGGACAGGTCGGCGAGGACGGGCCTTCCTCGGGGCTGCTCGTGGAGGGCGATCAGATTCTCGCCGTCGAGGGGCAGGCGGTCACCACCGTGGTCGACGTGCAGCAGGCGGTGGCGGACGCGGGGCCGGGAACCTCGATCGTGGTCGACGTGCTGCGCGAGGGCGAGCCGCTGGCGGTGGAGGTGCGCCTCGGTGCGCGCCCGGACGACGAGTCGCGCGGATACCTCGGGGTGACTCCGGAGCAGGTGCCCGACGTCCCGTTCACGATCGATTTCAATCTCGCCGACATCGGTGGCCCGTCCGCCGGCCTGATGTTCAGCCTCGCCGTCATCGACAAACTCACGCCGGGGGCACTCAACGGTGGCGACTTCGTCGCCGGCACCGGCACGATCGATCCCGCAGGCGACGTGGGCCCGATCGGGGGCATCCGGTACAAGTTGATCGCGGCACGCGAAGCCGGGGCCGAGACGTTCCTGGTCCCGTCGAAGAACTGTGACGAGGCCCGTCAGGGCGCGCCGGACGGACTGCGGCTGGTGCGGGTGGAGACGTTGACCGGTGCCGTCGAGGCGCTCGATTCCCTGAGTGCCGGTGGGGACGCGCCGTCCTGCTGA
- a CDS encoding PPA1309 family protein: protein MGPRWDTGTVNDSIIRHPDQTLARCVREVIDHVDADGWGGPPRMFGLVPTALLAAAEPTLLDQLEDGAQLTPVEQEAFPDDIDGGSPALDEFLATTSWPDSVVGCVLVQEIVVLPPTAESDVLASATTTTGADAAARAAALAHPDRREARLIAGVLRDGPSVSVLQLRPDEDADPFGEMDLRTSDDLAPNLVNALYATFDAGPEDDWS from the coding sequence ATGGGACCGCGATGGGACACTGGCACCGTGAACGATTCGATCATCCGGCACCCCGATCAGACTCTCGCTCGCTGTGTGCGCGAGGTGATCGACCACGTCGACGCGGACGGGTGGGGCGGTCCTCCGCGCATGTTCGGGCTCGTGCCGACCGCTCTCCTCGCCGCCGCCGAGCCGACGCTGCTCGATCAGCTCGAGGACGGTGCGCAGCTGACGCCGGTGGAGCAGGAGGCGTTCCCCGACGACATCGACGGCGGCTCCCCCGCCCTCGACGAGTTCCTCGCCACCACCAGTTGGCCGGATTCGGTCGTCGGCTGTGTCCTCGTGCAGGAGATCGTCGTGCTGCCGCCGACCGCCGAGTCCGACGTGCTGGCGTCGGCGACGACCACGACCGGCGCGGACGCGGCGGCCCGTGCCGCCGCGCTGGCGCACCCGGATCGCCGGGAGGCGAGACTGATCGCCGGTGTGCTGCGTGACGGACCGTCGGTGAGTGTGCTCCAGCTGCGTCCCGACGAGGACGCGGATCCGTTCGGCGAGATGGATCTGCGTACGTCGGACGACCTGGCACCGAACCTGGTCAACGCCCTGTATGCGACCTTCGATGCCGGCCCCGAGGACGACTGGAGCTGA
- a CDS encoding UPF0182 family protein, producing the protein MGMRPPQGLPSLSKRNRVLLVIALIFAALLLMGPRLISTYTDWLWFREVGFTNVFTTVLLTRVLLFVAVGVIVGLIVWGALLVAYRWRPVFVPVAGPNDPVARYRTTVMSRMRLFSIGIPVVIGIFAGLVAQSSWVTVQMFINGGSFGVQDPEFGLDVGFYAFDLPFYRFVLNWLFVAILLAFFASLLTHYVFGGIRLGGREGGSFSTAARVQLAVLAGTFVLLKAVAYWLDRYSLLSSSRKEPTFTGGSFTDINAVLPAKLILLAIAVICAGAFFAAIVLKDLRIPAMATALLVLSSVLVGAAWPLVVEQFSVRPNAAEKESPYIERNIAATRQAYGITDENIEYQDYPGFAAPDTSPRDVPADVTTIANTRLLDPNVLSRTFTQQQQLKNFYGFPPSLDIDRYTIDGEVQDFVVAARELSPRSLTGNQTDWINRHTVYTHGNGLVAAPANRVNAAAGDSVEEAANSNSGYPVYMVSDIASQESGNQVIPVEQPRIYYGEVIADTDADYAIVGSADGEGPREYDTDIARYSYTGAGGVPIGNWVNRLAFAAKYAERNILFSGAIGSESKIIYNRDPRSRVTQVAPWLTADGNTYPAVVDGKIVWIVDAYTTLQDYPYAQRSSLDGLVEDSIDQNTGRLLPRKEVSYIRNSVKATVDAYDGTVTLFQVDDNDPVLDAWMGVFPDAVQPEDSISDELRAHFRYPEDLFKVQREMLAKYHVDDPKEFFTNNAFWSVPSDPTIDTSANQPPYYVTVGDPETGDPSFNLTSAMVGYNREFLSAYLTVKSDPENYGKFTVMQLPTDSQTQGPQQTQNSMISDPRVASERTLLERSNRIQYGNLLTLPIANGGILYVEPMYTERSSAGPNTSTFPQLSRVMVSYREPPPGNNIRVGYAPTLAQALDQVFGAGTGAVATAPSAETEPTEGTEPQTPAPDTDGGAVPAPAPAPAPAPAATPPVDVAAAVAELDASLAALKAAQQSGDFAAYGSALERVQQAVTAYEALPR; encoded by the coding sequence GTGGGCATGCGGCCCCCGCAAGGCTTACCGTCTTTGTCCAAACGAAATCGTGTGCTGCTCGTGATCGCCCTGATCTTCGCGGCACTGCTGCTCATGGGTCCGCGACTGATCAGCACCTACACGGATTGGCTGTGGTTCCGCGAGGTCGGCTTCACCAACGTCTTCACGACGGTGCTGCTCACGCGGGTCCTGCTGTTCGTGGCGGTCGGCGTGATCGTCGGGCTCATCGTGTGGGGGGCCCTGCTGGTCGCCTACCGCTGGCGCCCGGTGTTCGTCCCGGTTGCAGGACCGAACGACCCGGTGGCGCGCTACCGGACCACCGTGATGTCCCGGATGCGGCTGTTCAGCATCGGCATTCCCGTCGTGATCGGCATCTTCGCGGGTCTGGTCGCGCAGTCGAGCTGGGTCACCGTGCAGATGTTCATCAACGGCGGATCCTTCGGTGTCCAGGACCCGGAGTTCGGCCTCGACGTCGGCTTCTACGCGTTCGATCTGCCGTTCTACCGGTTCGTTCTCAACTGGCTGTTCGTGGCGATCCTGCTGGCGTTCTTCGCCAGCCTGCTCACGCACTACGTCTTCGGTGGTATCCGGCTCGGCGGCCGCGAGGGCGGCTCGTTCAGCACGGCGGCGCGGGTGCAGCTGGCGGTGCTCGCCGGAACCTTCGTTCTCCTCAAGGCCGTCGCGTACTGGCTCGATCGATATTCGCTGCTGTCCAGCAGCCGCAAGGAGCCCACGTTCACCGGCGGTAGCTTCACCGACATCAACGCGGTGCTTCCGGCGAAGCTGATCCTCCTGGCAATCGCGGTCATCTGTGCCGGTGCCTTCTTCGCCGCCATCGTGCTCAAGGATCTGCGGATCCCGGCCATGGCCACGGCGTTGCTGGTGCTCTCGTCCGTTCTGGTCGGTGCCGCATGGCCGCTGGTCGTCGAGCAGTTCTCGGTGCGCCCCAACGCCGCCGAGAAGGAGAGCCCGTACATCGAGCGCAACATCGCCGCCACGCGGCAGGCGTACGGGATCACCGACGAGAACATCGAGTATCAGGACTATCCCGGATTCGCGGCGCCCGACACGTCCCCGCGGGACGTGCCGGCCGATGTCACGACCATCGCCAACACTCGACTGCTCGACCCGAACGTGCTCTCGCGCACCTTCACTCAGCAGCAGCAGCTCAAGAACTTCTACGGGTTCCCGCCGTCGCTGGACATCGACCGCTACACGATCGACGGTGAGGTCCAGGACTTCGTCGTCGCCGCTCGCGAACTCTCGCCGCGGAGCCTGACGGGTAACCAGACGGACTGGATCAACCGCCACACCGTCTACACCCACGGCAACGGTCTCGTCGCCGCGCCCGCCAATCGCGTCAACGCCGCGGCCGGTGACTCCGTCGAGGAAGCCGCCAACAGCAACAGCGGCTACCCGGTGTACATGGTCAGCGACATCGCCTCGCAGGAGAGCGGCAACCAGGTCATCCCGGTCGAGCAGCCGCGTATCTACTACGGCGAGGTGATCGCCGACACCGATGCGGACTACGCGATCGTCGGCAGTGCCGACGGCGAGGGGCCACGCGAGTACGACACCGACATCGCGCGCTATTCCTACACCGGCGCCGGTGGCGTGCCGATCGGCAACTGGGTGAACCGCCTCGCCTTCGCGGCGAAGTACGCCGAGCGCAACATCCTCTTCTCGGGGGCGATCGGATCCGAGTCGAAGATCATCTACAACCGGGATCCGCGCAGCCGTGTCACCCAGGTCGCGCCGTGGCTCACCGCCGACGGCAACACCTATCCCGCGGTGGTCGACGGCAAGATCGTCTGGATCGTCGACGCGTACACCACCCTGCAGGACTACCCGTACGCACAGCGCAGCTCGCTGGACGGCCTCGTCGAGGACAGCATCGACCAGAACACCGGTCGCCTGCTCCCGCGCAAGGAGGTGTCCTACATCCGCAACTCGGTGAAGGCCACCGTCGACGCGTACGACGGCACCGTCACCCTCTTCCAGGTGGACGACAACGATCCGGTTCTGGACGCGTGGATGGGCGTGTTCCCCGACGCGGTCCAGCCCGAGGATTCCATCTCGGACGAGTTGCGGGCGCACTTCCGCTACCCGGAGGACCTGTTCAAGGTGCAGCGCGAGATGCTCGCGAAGTACCACGTGGACGATCCGAAGGAGTTCTTCACGAACAACGCCTTCTGGTCGGTGCCGAGCGATCCGACGATCGACACGTCGGCGAACCAGCCGCCGTACTACGTCACGGTCGGTGATCCGGAGACGGGCGATCCCTCGTTCAACCTGACCAGTGCCATGGTCGGGTACAACCGCGAGTTCCTGTCGGCGTACCTGACGGTGAAGTCCGATCCGGAGAACTACGGCAAGTTCACCGTCATGCAGCTGCCCACGGACAGCCAGACCCAGGGTCCGCAGCAGACGCAGAACTCGATGATCTCCGATCCTCGGGTGGCATCGGAGCGGACGCTGCTCGAGCGATCCAACCGGATCCAGTACGGCAACCTGTTGACACTGCCCATCGCGAACGGCGGCATCCTCTACGTCGAGCCGATGTACACCGAGCGCAGCTCGGCAGGCCCGAACACGTCGACGTTCCCGCAGTTGTCGCGAGTGATGGTCAGCTACCGTGAGCCACCGCCGGGCAACAACATCCGGGTTGGATACGCTCCGACGCTGGCCCAGGCGCTGGATCAGGTCTTCGGTGCCGGAACGGGCGCGGTGGCGACCGCGCCGAGTGCGGAGACGGAGCCGACCGAGGGTACCGAGCCGCAGACACCGGCTCCGGACACCGACGGGGGCGCCGTCCCGGCTCCCGCACCGGCCCCGGCACCCGCTCCCGCGGCGACGCCGCCGGTCGACGTGGCGGCTGCGGTCGCCGAGTTGGATGCCTCGCTGGCGGCGCTGAAGGCCGCACAGCAGAGCGGTGACTTCGCCGCGTACGGTTCGGCGCTCGAACGGGTCCAGCAGGCGGTCACCGCCTACGAGGCCCTACCGCGGTAG
- a CDS encoding transglycosylase family protein, giving the protein MTNRIISKRALGLIAATGAAVVLPLGLGTATAHASEYDWDGVAQCESGGNWGINTGNGYYGGLQFSQSTWSSHGGSGYAHNASKEEQIRVAERVLETQGVGAWPTCGQYLTKKAPAPAPEATAPAAPAPQAAPESTVPAEAQPIVDAVRDAIATPEAQQIREAARTVAEQNGYTGELDQIVAFDAATVGVLR; this is encoded by the coding sequence ATGACCAATCGCATCATCAGCAAGCGTGCCCTCGGCCTGATCGCTGCCACCGGCGCGGCCGTCGTCCTCCCCCTGGGCCTGGGCACCGCCACCGCCCACGCCTCCGAGTACGACTGGGACGGCGTCGCCCAGTGCGAGAGCGGCGGAAACTGGGGCATCAACACCGGCAACGGCTACTACGGCGGCCTGCAGTTCTCCCAGAGCACCTGGTCGTCGCACGGCGGCTCCGGATACGCGCACAACGCGAGCAAGGAAGAGCAGATCCGCGTCGCCGAGCGAGTGCTCGAGACCCAGGGTGTCGGCGCGTGGCCGACCTGTGGCCAGTACCTGACCAAGAAGGCCCCGGCGCCGGCTCCCGAGGCCACTGCGCCCGCGGCCCCGGCTCCGCAGGCCGCGCCGGAATCCACCGTCCCGGCCGAGGCCCAGCCGATCGTCGACGCCGTGCGCGACGCGATCGCCACCCCGGAGGCTCAGCAGATCCGCGAGGCTGCCCGCACCGTGGCCGAGCAGAACGGCTACACCGGCGAGCTCGACCAGATCGTGGCGTTCGACGCCGCCACCGTGGGCGTCCTTCGCTGA
- a CDS encoding DUF305 domain-containing protein, translating into MLRSITARWAFVSCVVVGALLLLVVGAGLRPALLPAPDTEVGRTSLTPTEIGFAQDMATHHEQAVFLVQNLGDDVAPEIAELGRRIASSQMVEIGTMRGWLTLVDEPWTSAQPMSWMHPGQTSSGHSHGGASEAGSTTPAGAMPGMASWGEINTLGASTGRDAEVRFLQLMARHHEGGIDMATAALESDLSDPVRRTVQAMVQEQTKELGYIGLLLSQRDAPPLPYP; encoded by the coding sequence ATGCTCCGTTCGATTACGGCACGGTGGGCCTTCGTATCGTGCGTGGTGGTCGGCGCACTGCTGCTGCTCGTCGTGGGAGCCGGTTTGCGCCCGGCCCTGCTGCCCGCGCCTGATACCGAGGTGGGCCGGACGTCGCTGACCCCCACCGAGATCGGCTTCGCACAGGACATGGCGACCCATCACGAGCAGGCGGTGTTCCTGGTGCAGAATCTCGGGGACGACGTCGCGCCCGAGATCGCCGAACTCGGGCGCCGGATCGCGTCCTCACAGATGGTGGAGATCGGCACGATGCGCGGGTGGCTCACCCTCGTCGACGAGCCCTGGACCTCGGCGCAGCCCATGTCCTGGATGCATCCCGGGCAGACGAGTTCCGGTCACTCCCACGGCGGCGCATCGGAGGCCGGTTCCACCACCCCGGCCGGAGCCATGCCCGGCATGGCGTCGTGGGGCGAGATCAACACGCTCGGAGCGTCCACCGGCCGCGACGCAGAGGTCCGGTTCCTCCAACTCATGGCGCGCCATCACGAGGGCGGCATCGACATGGCCACCGCCGCGCTCGAGTCGGACCTGTCCGACCCGGTTCGGCGCACCGTGCAGGCGATGGTCCAGGAACAGACGAAGGAACTCGGATACATCGGGCTGCTTCTGAGCCAGCGCGACGCGCCGCCGCTCCCGTATCCGTGA
- a CDS encoding LVIVD repeat-containing protein, translated as MIAAGIVALSVLPGGAVASADPQQFLDVGRESVPRAECGPGSLPETGLQGDVPAEDRDSGRSRDGYRCNATLVGQYAGHGGGITSTTFDHCSYTASFFPGNLLPGDGGVHVVDASDPANPVLSTVLTEPAMLGGTWETLKVNKERKLLAGTAVPVGLGAAYFSVYDISDCAHPKLLNPGPGTDLTMPLPFTSHEGGFSPDGNTYWASGVAPGFLSAIDISDPSNPHIVWQGLTGIEEHGFGISPDGNRLYLSALAGITVLDVSAVQRRDPHPHVPHIGRAFWTDGQLTQHSIPVTYDGKPYIFTADEAGSGGVKLIDVSDEENLEIVERIKLEINLPENMEENFRSAQGGSVFAYDSHYCAADRPTDPTALACGWISSGIRVFDVEDPHDIREIAYYNPPARTGENLQLTNSPHALASIIGIPALSFLSLGRAVIEDGQNLANSIGPRSLQVAFGDLSSDWCFSPPEWHGSQLWTTCSDNGFMVIQLDNDVYTPPPNQNSTVGS; from the coding sequence ATGATCGCGGCGGGAATCGTCGCACTCTCGGTCCTCCCGGGTGGAGCCGTCGCGTCCGCCGACCCACAGCAGTTCCTCGACGTCGGCAGGGAATCGGTGCCGCGCGCGGAATGCGGCCCCGGGTCGCTCCCCGAGACCGGGTTGCAGGGCGACGTTCCGGCCGAGGATCGCGATTCCGGGCGCAGTCGCGACGGCTATCGCTGCAACGCGACGCTGGTCGGTCAGTACGCCGGCCACGGCGGCGGAATCACGTCGACCACTTTCGACCACTGCTCGTACACCGCGTCGTTCTTCCCGGGCAATCTCCTTCCCGGCGACGGCGGGGTGCACGTGGTCGATGCCTCGGATCCGGCGAATCCGGTCCTCTCCACCGTCCTCACCGAGCCTGCGATGCTCGGCGGCACCTGGGAGACGTTGAAGGTCAACAAGGAACGCAAGCTCCTCGCCGGGACCGCGGTGCCCGTGGGACTCGGGGCCGCCTACTTCTCCGTCTACGACATCTCCGACTGCGCACACCCCAAGCTCCTCAATCCCGGACCGGGCACCGATCTGACCATGCCCCTCCCCTTCACCTCCCACGAAGGCGGCTTCTCCCCCGACGGAAACACCTACTGGGCCTCCGGCGTCGCGCCCGGATTCCTCAGCGCCATCGACATCTCGGACCCGTCGAACCCGCACATCGTCTGGCAGGGGCTCACCGGAATCGAAGAACACGGTTTCGGGATCAGCCCGGACGGCAACCGGCTGTACCTGTCCGCTCTCGCGGGCATCACCGTCCTCGATGTCAGTGCGGTACAACGCCGCGACCCACATCCCCACGTCCCACACATCGGACGCGCGTTCTGGACCGACGGTCAGTTGACGCAGCACAGTATTCCGGTCACCTACGACGGCAAGCCGTACATCTTCACCGCAGACGAGGCCGGCTCCGGCGGAGTCAAACTCATCGACGTCTCCGACGAGGAGAATCTCGAGATCGTCGAGCGAATCAAGCTCGAGATCAACCTCCCCGAGAACATGGAGGAGAATTTCCGTTCCGCGCAGGGTGGTTCGGTCTTCGCGTACGACTCGCACTACTGCGCAGCCGACCGCCCGACGGATCCCACCGCCCTCGCCTGTGGCTGGATCTCCTCCGGAATTCGGGTGTTCGACGTCGAGGATCCGCACGACATCCGCGAGATCGCGTACTACAACCCACCGGCCCGGACCGGCGAGAACCTGCAACTCACCAACTCGCCACACGCGCTCGCGTCGATCATCGGCATTCCGGCACTGAGCTTCCTGAGTCTCGGGCGCGCGGTGATCGAGGACGGACAGAACCTGGCCAACTCGATCGGTCCGCGTTCGTTGCAGGTCGCCTTCGGCGATCTCTCCTCCGACTGGTGCTTCTCGCCTCCCGAATGGCACGGCTCCCAGTTGTGGACGACATGTAGCGACAACGGCTTCATGGTGATCCAGCTCGACAACGACGTGTACACCCCTCCACCGAACCAGAATTCGACGGTCGGATCCTGA
- a CDS encoding acyl-CoA synthetase: MALGTKIKDTLGAVAVMNRSGLVPFPRIDHGLSSILAVRKYGPFAGPVHAHAAAGLEADALVDERGPLTYRDLENQSNALVRAWRADGITTGTVMGAMCRNSRGLILTMLAAAKAGNKLVLMNTGFAGPQLVDVAAREKVGAFVYDDEFSSVAAALADDVLRYRSWPEAGTVSEVTTLDEAIESQSTSSLAAPSSPGGFVLLTSGTTGTPKGAPREHTSPLASAQFLDRVPLRRGQTMMMAAPAFHGTGVSQLALALALGQTVVMHRKFDPENTVRLVAENRCDSLVVVPTMLQRIVDLGPQTLAKYDTSSLKIIFSAGAAISPDLSKRTAESFGPVLHNLYGSTEVAVATVATPEDLAQAPGTAGRPPVTCHVHLYDDEGRRISTPDTVGRIFVSSGLSFAGYTDGRDKERIDGLLSTGDVGHFDRDGRLFVDGRDDDMIVSGGENVYPLEVENLLMDREDVLEAAVIGVEDAEFGHRLRAFVVSAPGVDRDAEEIKSHVKANLARYKVPREVVFIEELPRNATGKLLRNVLRDHD, encoded by the coding sequence ATGGCGTTGGGAACGAAGATCAAGGACACACTGGGGGCCGTGGCGGTCATGAATCGCTCCGGTCTCGTCCCGTTCCCGAGGATCGACCACGGACTGAGTTCGATTCTCGCGGTCCGCAAGTACGGGCCGTTCGCCGGTCCCGTCCACGCCCACGCCGCAGCGGGCCTCGAGGCCGATGCACTCGTCGACGAGCGTGGGCCGCTGACGTACCGGGACCTCGAGAACCAGTCCAATGCCCTGGTGCGGGCCTGGCGCGCCGACGGCATCACGACCGGCACCGTGATGGGCGCGATGTGCCGCAACAGCCGCGGGCTCATCCTCACCATGCTCGCCGCCGCGAAAGCCGGCAACAAGCTCGTACTGATGAACACCGGCTTCGCCGGCCCGCAACTGGTCGACGTCGCTGCCAGGGAGAAAGTGGGCGCCTTCGTCTACGACGACGAGTTCTCCTCCGTCGCAGCCGCGCTCGCCGACGACGTGCTCCGCTACCGGTCGTGGCCCGAGGCCGGCACCGTCTCGGAGGTCACCACCCTCGACGAGGCGATCGAGAGCCAGTCGACGTCGTCACTCGCCGCGCCCTCGTCGCCGGGCGGCTTCGTCCTGCTCACCAGCGGCACCACCGGGACACCGAAGGGCGCGCCCCGAGAGCACACCTCGCCGCTCGCCTCTGCCCAGTTCCTCGACCGGGTTCCGCTCCGACGGGGTCAGACGATGATGATGGCGGCGCCGGCCTTCCACGGCACCGGCGTCTCCCAGCTCGCCCTGGCCCTCGCGCTCGGCCAGACCGTGGTGATGCACCGGAAGTTCGATCCGGAGAACACTGTTCGCCTGGTCGCGGAGAACCGGTGCGACTCCCTCGTCGTCGTACCGACGATGCTCCAGCGCATCGTGGACCTCGGTCCGCAGACCCTGGCGAAGTACGACACGTCGAGCCTGAAGATCATCTTCTCCGCGGGCGCGGCGATCTCGCCCGACCTGAGCAAGCGCACCGCAGAATCCTTCGGACCGGTGCTGCACAACCTCTACGGGTCCACCGAGGTGGCGGTCGCCACCGTCGCGACGCCGGAGGACCTGGCGCAGGCGCCCGGGACAGCGGGCCGGCCGCCGGTGACCTGCCACGTCCACCTCTACGACGACGAGGGTCGACGTATCAGCACTCCGGACACGGTCGGGCGCATCTTCGTCTCCAGCGGACTGAGCTTCGCCGGCTACACCGACGGCCGCGACAAGGAGCGTATCGACGGACTGCTCTCCACCGGCGACGTCGGGCACTTCGACCGGGACGGCCGGTTGTTCGTCGACGGCCGCGACGACGACATGATCGTGTCCGGCGGGGAGAACGTGTACCCACTCGAGGTCGAGAACCTGCTGATGGACCGTGAGGACGTCCTCGAGGCCGCGGTCATCGGCGTCGAGGACGCCGAGTTCGGCCATCGCCTCCGGGCGTTCGTCGTGTCCGCACCGGGGGTCGACCGCGACGCCGAGGAGATCAAGTCGCACGTGAAGGCGAATCTCGCCCGGTACAAGGTGCCTCGCGAGGTGGTGTTCATCGAGGAACTCCCTCGGAACGCCACCGGCAAGCTCCTGCGCAACGTGCTGCGCGACCACGACTGA